Sequence from the Paenibacillus riograndensis SBR5 genome:
CGCTATGCTGCAGTACCACAAGGCCAGAAATGCCGACTGCACCATATCGGTCATCGACGTTCCGCTGGAGGAGGCCAGCCGTTTTGGCATCCTTAATACGGAGGAGGATCTCAAGATCTACGAGTTCGATGAGAAGCCGGCCAAACCGAAGAGCACGCTGGCCTCCATGGGAGTCTACATCTTCAAATGGGAGGTGCTCCGCAAGCATCTGCTAGAGGATGGGGAAAACTCCGGCTCGTCCCATGATTTTGGCAAAGATATCATTCCGCTTATGCTGGCGGACGGCCAGTCCTTATATGCGTACCCTTTTGAAGGGTATTGGAGGGATGTAGGTACTGTTGCCAGCCTGTGGGAAGCGAACATGGATCTGCTGAGCGATACGCCGCCCCTCAATCTCAATGATCCGGACTGGCGCATCTTCACCCGCAACCCGAATCAGCCGGCACAATATGTGGCTCCGGGAGCGAAGGTATCGGGCTGCATTATTAATGAAGGCTGCATTGTCCATGGAGAGGTGAAGCATTCGGTGCTCTTTTACGGTGTGGAAGTGGGTGAAGGCAGTGTGATTACGGATTCTGTCATTATGCCGAAGGTCAAGATCGGCAAGAACGTCAAGATTCACAA
This genomic interval carries:
- a CDS encoding glucose-1-phosphate adenylyltransferase, whose protein sequence is MKKKEMVAMLLAGGQGKRLKGLTKSLAKPAVYFGGTYRIIDFPLSNCSNSGIDTVGVLTQYEPLVLHSYIGVGSDWDLNRKDGGVFVLPPHERENGSSWYRGTADAIYRNLKFVDQFDPEHVLILSGDHIYKMDYHAMLQYHKARNADCTISVIDVPLEEASRFGILNTEEDLKIYEFDEKPAKPKSTLASMGVYIFKWEVLRKHLLEDGENSGSSHDFGKDIIPLMLADGQSLYAYPFEGYWRDVGTVASLWEANMDLLSDTPPLNLNDPDWRIFTRNPNQPAQYVAPGAKVSGCIINEGCIVHGEVKHSVLFYGVEVGEGSVITDSVIMPKVKIGKNVKIHKAIISENTVIEDYMEIGIERENEDEILLIDNRSKKRQSVAAKTI